From the genome of Watersipora subatra chromosome 9, tzWatSuba1.1, whole genome shotgun sequence:
TCCTGAAGCTGTTCCGGAATCTTGTGGACAATGCACTTAGAAGGGTCTCGGGTCAGGCTCATCAATTGCTCTGTCCTTGGaaataactttgaaaaatatctctcaaactctgctatcaaGTTGTTCAAGTGATGCTTTATGTCGGTTAGCAAAGAAGCGGAAGGAGCTTTCTTGTCAACTAATGAATGCAGAACTGGAAATGAAACTCTTACATTCCCAGTAGCCAGTCTTTCCACCCAGCGTTTGAGCTTGTCCTTGAATGCATTGATACTATCAGTTACATTCAACGCATTTCTGTCTCTACCTTGCATCTTTGTGTTCACTTCATTGATTGAACCACATATGTCAACCAGGTAAGCAAGACACTGGTGGAAGCCTTCCACCTGCATTGAAGCCAGTAATTTGggtttgttatgagttttcaaGAACTCATTGACCTCTGCTCGTAGATTGAAGAAACGCAGAAGCTTGTTACCCCTTGATAACCATCGAACTTCGGTGTGTAACAATAGTGATGAGTGCACAGCATCCATATCTTCGCATAACTTGTGGAAGAGATGTATTTGCAAGGCAGAGCCCttgataaagtttactactttAATCACTGAAGAAAGGTGTTCCTGCAATCCTTTGGGAATAGTTTTTGCTGCCAGCACTTGTCTGTGAATGAACCAATGGGTACTCACCACTAAAGGATCATTTTCTTTTACCAACTGTGCAAATCCAGCACGACAGCCAAGCATGGCTGGAGCACCATCAGTGCAAACTCCTATTAGTTTGCCCCAGTCCAGATATTCTTTGCTGAAGAAGTCGGAAATCAGGTTCATAACATCAGCAGCTGCGGTGGTCTCTGTTAGAGGACTGCAGAACATAAATTCTTCCTCAGTTGTCTCTCTGTGTACATAGTGTGCAAACACCATCAGCTGTGAAATGCTAGCAACATCAGTGgactcatcaagttgaatgGCGAACATGAGAGATGGCTTGATCTTTTCAATTACTTGCCTCTTTATGTCCGCAGACATATCATCGATCCTCGATTTCACTGCGCTGTCTGAGAGGGATAAATCAGCTATCTTTTGAGCGACTGTGTCTCCGAGAATAATCTTAGTACACTCCAGCAGGCAAGGTTTAACTAATGTTGCACCAATGATGTGTGGCTTCTTATCTCTGGCGATGCGGTAAGACAGAGCATAGGATGCCTCGGTAATGGCCTGTGCCTGGATATGAAAGCTGCCAGTGGAATCCAGTTTTGCCTGCTTGAGTTTTCTCTCTTTAGCTTCAAAGAACGGTTTTGATTTATCCATGTGTTCTACAAGTTTATTTCTTAAGTGTTGCTTAAGTTGATGTGGTTTCATGGAGTCGTTagcgagcactttcatgcacaaAACACATTGTGGTACTTCGATGCCGCTTTTAATCATACAAGTGAATCCATAGTTAAGGTAAGAATCATCATATGTTcgtctttttgtctttgacatttctaacacctacaatatgggatatgcaat
Proteins encoded in this window:
- the LOC137405001 gene encoding protein FAM200C-like, whose product is MSKTKRRTYDDSYLNYGFTCMIKSGIEVPQCVLCMKVLANDSMKPHQLKQHLRNKLVEHMDKSKPFFEAKERKLKQAKLDSTGSFHIQAQAITEASYALSYRIARDKKPHIIGATLVKPCLLECTKIILGDTVAQKIADLSLSDSAVKSRIDDMSADIKRQVIEKIKPSLMFAIQLDESTDVASISQLMVFAHYVHRETTEEEFMFCSPLTETTAAADVMNLISDFFSKEYLDWGKLIGVCTDGAPAMLGCRAGFAQLVKENDPLVVSTHWFIHRQVLAAKTIPKGLQEHLSSVIKVVNFIKGSALQIHLFHKLCEDMDAVHSSLLLHTEVRWLSRGNKLLRFFNLRAEVNEFLKTHNKPKLLASMQVEGFHQCLAYLVDICGSINEVNTKMQGRDRNALNVTDSINAFKDKLKRWVERLATGNVRVSFPVLHSLVDKKAPSASLLTDIKHHLNNLIAEFERYFSKLFPRTEQLMSLTRDPSKCIVHKIPEQLQEFLELTNNSALKDDFKELSIEHF